Part of the Gallalistipes aquisgranensis genome, GGAGAAATGCCCGTGAGCGTCCGAATCATTATTATGCACCCTATCCGGGTCAGATATCGGCCGGTGATTTCATGGATTTTTATGGTCTGCCGCAGACTCTCTTTGCCGGGGATGTGAAACGGCTGGACCTTTAGATGCTCCGGCGGGCTCTCCGTGTCTCTGCGGAGAGCCTGTTTTCCGGGATCAACTGTTTTTATATTATTCGGATTATGGAACCATCGAAACAGCGGGTCGGAAAGGTCCTTTCGCATGAACGGCCGGATCGTTTTCCTGTCGATTTCGGCGCTACGGCCGTGACGGGCATTCATTGTAAGGTCGTGGAGGCGTTACGCGACCATTACGGTCTGGAACGTCGTCCCGTACGGATCGTGGAGACGCTTCAGATGTTGGGTGAAGTGGATGAAGAACTGAAACGGATCATGCATGTCGATTGCGAGCCAGCCATCGGATGCCGCGATTTTTTCGGGTGCGATACCCGCCGTCTGCACGAACAGAGAACGCCTTGGGGACAGACTGTATTGCTACCCGACACCTATGATCTGACGCCCGACACCGACCGGAATATCTGGATATATCCCCGGGGAGACCGTTCGGTGCCCCCTTCCGGAGTGTTGCCGGATAAATGCTATTTCATGAATGCCGTCGAACGGTGCGGGACTGTGGACGACGCCCGGCTGGACCCGGAGGACAATCTGGAAGAATACGGTCTGATCGGAGACGAGGATTTCGCCTGCTTCGTCAGTGCGGTGGAACGGGCGGCGGCGACGGGCCGGGCGGTCGTCCTCTCCTATGTCGGGACGGCTCTGGGGGATGTCGCCTTCATTTCGGGACCGGCTCTCAGTCGTCCGAGAGGTATCCGGAGCGTATCGGAATGGTATATGTCCACTTTGTTGAGGCCCGACTATATCCACCGGCTGTTCGACCGGCAGGTGGACTATGCCATCGCCAACTGCGAACGGTTGTGGAAGGCTGTCGGAGAGAAGGTTGACGTGATCTATACCTGCGGTACCGATTTCGGTTCGCAGGAGTCGCAGTTCTGTTCCGAGGAGACGTTCCGCGAGCTGTGGTTGCCGCATTACAGGCGGCTGAACGACTGGATTCACCGGAATACTACCTGGAAGATATTCAAGCATTCGTGCGGTTCGATGATGCCTCTGCTGCCGGCTCTGATCGACGCCGGATTCGACATATTCAATCCGGTGCAGGTGAATGCCCGGAACATGGACCCTCACGAACTGAAGGATCGCTTCGGTGATCGGCTGGTGTTCTGGGGCGGAATCGACACGCAGCAGGTAATGCCGTTCGGTACGCCGCGGCAGGTGGCCGACCATGTCCGCCGCCAGGTCGATATTTTCGGCGAGGGAGGCGGGTTCGTACTTAACACCGTTCATAACATACAGGCGAATGTGCCGGTGGAAAACGTTGTGGCCCTGATCGAGACGGTCAACGAACTGCGGGGATTGTAGATGTTGCCGGATTGGAAGGTGACGGTTGTTCCGGCCGGGAACGGAAACAGAAAGGGAGACCCCGGATCACTCCGGGGTCTTCCTTTCTGTTTGGGATGACCGGAAATCAGATCGCCGTACTGATGAGGAAGACGGCGGCTACGCCCAGAATGGCGTACAGCTCGGGATAGGCGGCCAGGATCAACGTATTACCGAATACGTTGTGGCCGTTGCCGATGGCCGCGATGCCGTTGGCGCAGGTCTGGCCCTGGCGGACCGAACTGAGCAGGCCGACGAAGCCCATGATCAGACCGCCCCCGAGGATGGCGGCCGCCTGCGTCATGGTGATCTCCGGGGTGAGGAAATCCTTGATCATGAAGTAGCTGACGAATCCGTACAGACCCTGGCTGCCCGGCAGGGCCGAGAGGATCATGTAGTTGCCGAAGGCGCCGCTGTTCTTCTTCATCGCGCCCACCGCCGCATTGCCGGCGATCGTCGTTCCGTAGGCGCTGCCGATACCCGCCAGGCCCACCATCAGGGCCACGCCGAAATAGGCTAATAAAATAGGTGTCATACGTGTTTTGAGGTTTTAGTTAAGTTTCTGTGTTCGATCGTTATGTTTGTTGTGCCGGAAAGGCTCGAAGGGACGTTGGGAGCCTTCGAACCCGGCGTTTTTATAGAATTCCACGAAGGTCAGACGCATCGGGTGGACGAACGACCCGAGTGATGACATGAACAGGTTGATGCCGTGGCCGATCAGCAGGATGATGATCGTCACGAGCAGGCCCACGACCGGAATGTCGGGACTGAGCCCGAGGGCCAGATCGTTGAAGACCAGCGCGAGCACGCCGCCCGAAAGGCCGATGGCGAACAGGCGGATGTAGCTCAGCACGTCGCTCATCAGCCCCGTCACGTCGTTGTAGGTGTTCCACAGTCCGGCCCCGAAGTTGGCCAGCGGGTTCTTGCCCGGGGAGTTGAGGAAGAGCATCATGAAGAGCCCCGCACCGAGGCAGGCCAGGTAAGCTGCGGAGCCCATCGAAAACTGCCTGATCCCCAGGTCGGGCAGGAACATGGCCGCCAGCGTGGAGACGATGACGATCATCCACCCGATCGTGGAGAGTGCGTACCGGAATCCGAACTGGCGCGAGATGATGGTCACCTTGAGCGCCATGCCGAAGAGAATCTGGATCAGGCCCAGCGCGATCGCCAGGTTGAAGAGCTTCTCCGACGAGAGGAAATACTCCCGGAACTGAGCGAACAGGGGCAGACCCGCCAGCTGGACGCCGAAGAACGAACCCGTGAGCAGTCCGAACAGCACCGTGGCCGCTCCGCACCAGACGGTCAGTCCTGCCGCCTGCCGCAGTTTCGGCCCCCCCTTCCAACGCATCAGCAGCCCGGCCAGCACGAAGATCAGTCCGTAGCCGCCGTCCCCGAGGCAGAAGCCGAAGAAGATCATGTAAAAGGGACCGAAGTAGGGGGTCAGGTCCATCGTGCCGTATCTGGGCAGCGAATAGAAACCTCCGATCAGTTCGAACAGCCGCGCGAACCGGTTGTTTTTCAGCAGGACGGGAGTGTCGTCGTCCGGTGTGGGATCGGATTTGAGGTAGAACAGGTCGGGATACTCTTCCAGCATCGCGTCCACTCTGTCCGCCGTCTCCCGCGTGGCCCAACCCTCCAGCAACACCAGCGAGCCGTCGGCCTCCGCACGTCCCGAACTGTGCACCTGCCGGAACCGGAGACGTTCCCTCAGGGAGGCTTCGTGCTCCGCGATCGCATCCTGCGAGGCCGCGCAGCGGGCCAGCTGCCGGTTCCATTCCTCCAGTTCCTTTTCGAGCGATTCGGCCTCCCGCCGTTTGTCGTCGCGGGTGGCCTCGGGCCGGCGCATCTCCTGGGCGTCGATCGCCACGTCCGTGCCGGGCGGAACTACCGCCACGAAATAGGTGACACCGTCCCGGGAGGCGATCTCTTCGATGAGATAGGATTCCCTCCATCCGGCCACCCGGTCGCCGAAGTCCTTGTCGTAGGCCGAGAAGAATCGGAGTTCCACACCCGCCTCCTCCAGCCGGGCCAGTTTATCCGGGTTGAAGGCTCCCCATACGGCCAGTTCGTCCGCCTCCTTGCGGGCGCGGGCGATGCGTGCCGTGAGCGATTCGATCTCCCGGGCGGCTTCCCGGTAGCGCTCGAATGCCTCCTTGCCCGTGGCGAAAGGCTCGCCCGGGACGAATTCTTTCCGTGCGGTCAGTTCTTCGAAACGGCGGGCCGCCTGCCTGTGCTGTTCGATCTGCACGAGCAGCTGCCGGTCGTCCTCCGAAGGTTCCCAGCCCGTGGTGGTGATGTCTACCAGCCCCAGCTCCCGCAGCCGCTCCAGGAAATCCTCGTAGCGGTCGTAGTGGAGCACGAAATCGTATTTCATCATCGGTACGATCATGGCCGCACCTCCTCTCCGGTTTGTCCGTGCCGGGTCTTGACGATCTTCTGGGCGCTCTTCGAGAGGTTCTCCTCGTCCTCCAGGAAACGCTTGATCTTGCGGATCGCATCCTCGTATCCCGGAATCTGGACCTTTTCATAGAGGTTTACCTTCTGGGTGGTCTTCTTGCGGGCGTGGTCCAGCAGCTGCGTCTTGTGGTCGTAAAAGGCGTGTTCGATGCCCAGCGTGGCGATGCGCTTGAGCACCTCCACCCCGTCGGCGATCCACACCGGACTGCTAAACAGGTCGTAGGGCTTCACCTCGAAGTCGATGCTCCGGAGCACGGGAATGCGTACCCCGGCGATCTTGACCGTACCCAGTTCCACGTCCCGGATACTCACCAGCTCCGGATCGAATTCGCTCCACAGGGCGGCCATGTAGTCGTAACGGGAAGAGAGCTCGTCCAACTGCCGCGCATACTCCGCAGCGGTGTCCTTCGCCTTCTTCACCTCCACGCGCAGGGCCGACTCCTTGCTCTTGATCGTGGGCAGGGCGCGGGTACGCATCCTGAGCTGTTTGCCCAGTTCGTTCAGCGACGTTTTGTTATACTGAAATCTGATAGCCATATTTCCGCGGATTTACGCTATGCCTCTTTCGGCCAGTATTTTTCCACCAGTTCGTCCTTGATGGCCACTTCGCTCTTGCTGAAATATTTCGCGAACATGGCCCAGGCGCGGTCGAGCATGCGGGTGATGTCGATGTTCACGTCGATCGAGAGCAGGTGTTCCGAGTAGTCGCGTGCGAAGGCGAGGGCCCGTTCGTCGTAGTCCGACAGGTCGAAACCGTTCTCCAGTTTCGTCTTGGCGTTGGCGGCGTCGGCATAAAGGCGCACGGCGGCGTTCATCACCTGCGGGTGGTCTTCGCGGGTCTTTTTGCCGATCACCAGCTGCTTGAGGCGGCTCAGCGAACGGAACGGGTCGACGATCACCTTGCCCGTGTCCGAATCGTTGCGCAGAAAGAGCTGACCTTCGGTGATATAACCCGTGTTGTCGGGTACGGCGTGGGTGATGTCTCCGCCCGAAAGGGTGGTCACGGCGATGATGGTGATCGACCCCCCGTTGGGCAGCTGTACGGCCTTTTCGTAGATGCGGGCCAGGTCGGAGTAGAGCGAGCCGGGCATGGAGTCTTTCGACGGAATCTGGTCCATGCGGTTGGCCACGATGGCCAGCGCGTCGGCGTAGAGGGTCATGTCGGTCAGCAGCACGAGCACCTTCTCTCCCTTGTCCGCCGCGAAGTATTCGGCGGCCGTGAGCGCCATGTCCGGCACCAGGAGCCGTTCCACGGGCGGATTGTCGGTCGTATTCACGAAGCACACGATGCGGTCGAGCGCTCCGGCGTTTTCGAAAATGTGCTTGAAAAAAAGGAAGTCGTCGTTGGTGAGCCCCATGCCGCCGAGGATGATCTTGTCGGCTTTGGCCCGGAGGGCCACCATGGCCATCACCTGATTGTAGGGTTGGTCGGGGTCGGCGAAAAAGGGTATTTTCTGACCCGACACGATCGTGTTGTTGAGGTCGATGCCGGCGATGCCCGTGGCGATCAACTCCGAGGGCTGGATACGCTTGAAGGGATTCACCGTGGGGCCTCCGATCTCGCGGGCCTCGCCCTCGATCCGGGCGCCGCCCTCCATCGGCTCGCCGTAGGCGTTGAGGAAACGGCCGGCCAGGTCGTCGCTCACGTTGAGCATCGGGGGCATGCCGTGGAAAATCACTTCCGAATCGGTGGCGATGCCCTCGGTACCCGAGAACACCTGGAGCGTCACGCGGTCGCCGTCGGTCTTGACCACCTGCGCCAGCTTGCCCCCCACCGTGGCCAGCTCGTCGTTGCCCACGCCCCGGGCGCGGAGGCTCACCGTCGCCTTGGTGATGTTGTCGATCTTGGTGTATATCTTCTGAAATGCTTTCGTCTCCATGGCTGGTTATGCTTCTTTGGTTTTGGCTGCGACGGTCCGGTCGATCCGGCTGCGGTAGTCCCGGAACCGGTCGCTGTCCCACTCCGAATAGTTCATCTGTTTGAAAAGGTTGATGAGTCCCTTGAAGAAGGAGGCGCACTCCTCGAACCCGGCGAAGGAGAACTCCCTGCGGCACACCTCCAGCACCAGTTTGTACATGTACTGCTGGCGGACGATCGGGCAGTTGGCGTCGATCCGGTCGAAGGCGTCCTGCTGGAGAATCACGAAGTCGATCAGCTCCGATTTCCAGAACCGTTCGTGGTACTCGGTCGGCACGCCGTCGTCGCCCAGAATGTTGATCTGCTCGTAGGCCTCCTTGCCCCGCTGCACGAGGGTTTTGCCCTCCATCACGAGGGATACCCATCCCGGTTCGATCCGCTCGTCGAGGTACTCCCTGATCTCGGGATATTCCAGGTATTTCGAATAGCTCTCCAGCGGGTCGATCGCCGGATAGCGCTTGCTGTCGGCCCGTCCCTGCGACAGGGCGTAGAAACAGCGGGCCGCCTTTTTGGTCGATTCGGTCACCGGTTCCTTGAGGTTGCCGCCTGCGGGCGACACCGTACCGATGAAGGTCACCGAGCCGTGCCCTCCGCCCGGCAGCACCACCATGCCTGCCCGGGCGTAGAAGTTGGAGATGATGGCCGGCAGGTCCATCGGGAAGGCGTCCTGTCCCGGCAGTTCTTCCAGCCGGTTGCTCATTTCGCGCAGCGCCTGCGCCCAGCGCGAAGTGGAGTCGGCCAGGATCAGCACCTTCAGCCCCATGGCCCGGTAGTATTCGCCGATGGTCATGCCCGTGTAGACCGATGCCTCGCGGGCTGCCACGGGCATGTTCGAGGTGTTGCAGATGATCGTGGTGCGTTCCATCAGCTTGTGGCCCGTGCGCGGGTCGTCCAGCAGGGGAAACTCGGTGAAGATCTCCACCACTTCGTTGGCCCGCTCGCCGCAGGCCACGAAGATGATGACGTCCGCATCGGCCTGTTTCGAGATGGCGTGCTGGAGGACGGTCTTGCCCGCCCCGAACGGTCCCGGGATGAAACCCGTACCGCCCACGGCGATGGGGTTGAACGTGTCGATGGCCCGCACACCCGTCTCCATCATCCGCGAGGGGCGCGGTTTCTCCGTATAGGCCCGGATCGGCTGTTTCACCGGCCATTTCTGCACCATCGTGATTTCGTGGTCGCGCCCGTCGGCGTCGGTCACCACTGCCACCGTGTCCTTTACGCGGTAGAGGCCCGCCCCGGCCACGCTTTTGACCGTGTAACGGCCCGTCATGGCGAACGGCACCATGATCTTGTGCTCGATCCATTTCTCCTGCACCTGTCCCAGCCACGAACCGGCGCTCACCGTGTCGCCCGGGGAGGCCAGCGGTTTGAACTCCCATTGCCTTTCGTAGTCGAGCGGATCGGTATGCGATCCCCTTTTGATAAAGAGGCCATCCATTTTTGCGAGGTCGTTCTGCAGTCCGTCGTAGTTCTGCGAGAGGATGCCGGGACCGAGCGTGGCCTCCAGCATGTGGCCCTCGAATTCCACGCGGTCGCCTACCTTCAGCCCGCGCGTGGAATCGTACACCTGCACGTAGGCGTTCTCGCCGATCACCTTGATCACCTCGGCCATCATGCGGATGTCGCCCAGGTAGACGGAGCAGATTTCGTTCTGCGCCACGGGGCCGTCCGCTTTCACCACCACGATGTTGGAGATGATGCCGGCCACCTGTCCTGTTGTCTTCATGTCGTATTTTCGGTTTTTATTCGTTCGTACTTTCGGCCCGGCCGATCAGTTCCGCCCCGCCCAGCGAGGCCAGCAGCCGGGCGAACATCTCCTGACCCCGCTCGCGGTCGAGCGACATCCAGCGGGAGACGATGCCCACGCGCACCAGATAGCCCAGGATGAATTCGATGTTGAAATAGTCGAAGGTCGTGAGCTCCTCCGACATCTCCCAGCGCAGCGAGTCGATGCGGTGTTCCTTTTCGAGCAGGTTCTCCTCGTCGGCCACGGCGGCGATCACCCGGTCGAGGTATCCCACCTCGCCTTTCAGCCCGAAGTCCGCCGCCGAACTGCGGGCCAGCGATTCGGCCACGTAGCCTCCGCCCACCAGCACCTGCGGTACGGGAATCCCCAGCCGGCGGGCCGTGAGGGCCGCGCAGACGTTGCGCAGGTTGCGGTCGAACTCGCCCCATTCGCGCAGAAAACGGCTCTTCGACGCGGCGCAGGCCCGGTAATAGGCCTCCATGAGCGAGCGTTCCAGCGCCTTGCTGCGGTCGATCTCCTCATAATCCGTACCCTCCGGGTCGGCATAGGCTTCCAGCACTTCGCGCACGAACCGGGGCAGGCGTACGGGCCGAACCGCCTCCTCCTCCAGTTCCGCCCGGCCGAAATTGCCCAGGGGGGAGAACTGTGCGCGGCCCGCTTTCAGGTTCACGATGTTCCCGATGTCGTGATAGGTGCGCAGCAGAGCCACCTTCTCCCGGTCCTTCCGGCCGATTCCCTCGTCGATTTCGGCCTGTACGGACGCGGGGTCGAAACCCTTGTGCTCGCCTTCCCGGGTGAATTCGCGCAGGCCCGCCACCAGACAGTAATAGTTCTTCGCCATCGTCTCCCCGCTATTTGCCGGTCTCTTCGCCGTAGAGAAGCCCGGCCACCTGCGGGCGCAGGTATTCGTCCAGCAGGGCGTTGAAATCGGCATCCGTGAAACTGAGGTAGTATCCTCCGTCTTTCGGGCCGATCCGGAAACCGTTTTTCACTCCGTCCGCGTATTCCAGTTCCACACCCGCGTCGAGGAGGGCTTTTGCAGCGGACGCGAAGGCGGCGTCCAGCTCCTGCTTCCGGCCGGCCGGAAGCAGGGCTTTCAGTCCCGCTTCGCCTCCCGAGGCCTGCCAGTTCCGGACGGTCTCCAGCAGCAGCTCCTTCACGAACTCCGCATCGAGCATCGCCCCGCCCACGGCCTTCCCTGCCGTGCGGGCCACGATCATCGTACGGATCGACTCCTTGAGCGCCGAGACGCTCTGCCGAGCGGCCAGCGCGATTTCGGTCCGGGTATTCTTTTTCAGCTCCGCGGCGCTCTGTCCGGCTTCGGCTACGATCCGTTCGGCTTCGGCCCGTGCGTCGGCGACGATCTTCTTCGCTTTCGCCTCCGCCTCGGCCACCAGTTCGTCGGCCCGGGCCCGTCCCTTCGACAGCCCTTCGTCGTAGAGCCTGCGGGTCAGCTGTTCCAGTTTGTTTTCCATAGATTCATTCGGTATTATTTCGGTTTTGTCGGTTACAATCATTGGTGCTGGGGACGCAACAGGTCGTTCACCACTTTCACGGGCGAGAACGTGGAGATCGGAACTTCCACGAACAGCGTGTTCCAGCGGGCCATGGCCCCGTTCCAGAGCCCCGGCAGTTCCTGTGCCTTCAGTTCCCGGCCGTCTTTGGACTTGGAGGAGATGAACCCCGTCGATTCGTCCACGTAGCGGAGCAGATCAAATTTCCTGCCTTTGTAGTCCTTTACGCCGCAGACCAGGTCCACGGGATTGAAGTGGGTCGCCCGTTTCATCAGCTCGGCCTGGGCCGGGGCGATCTGGGACGACTCGGCGATCTGGAGCGACTGTGCGCCGCCCGGTTCGTTCACCCAGAAGGGACCTCCGCCCGGCTCTCCCTCGTTGCGGACCATGCCGCAGACGCGGATCGGACGGTCGAGCAGCGAACGCAGCAGTGTACTGCGGGCT contains:
- a CDS encoding uroporphyrinogen decarboxylase family protein, translating into MEPSKQRVGKVLSHERPDRFPVDFGATAVTGIHCKVVEALRDHYGLERRPVRIVETLQMLGEVDEELKRIMHVDCEPAIGCRDFFGCDTRRLHEQRTPWGQTVLLPDTYDLTPDTDRNIWIYPRGDRSVPPSGVLPDKCYFMNAVERCGTVDDARLDPEDNLEEYGLIGDEDFACFVSAVERAAATGRAVVLSYVGTALGDVAFISGPALSRPRGIRSVSEWYMSTLLRPDYIHRLFDRQVDYAIANCERLWKAVGEKVDVIYTCGTDFGSQESQFCSEETFRELWLPHYRRLNDWIHRNTTWKIFKHSCGSMMPLLPALIDAGFDIFNPVQVNARNMDPHELKDRFGDRLVFWGGIDTQQVMPFGTPRQVADHVRRQVDIFGEGGGFVLNTVHNIQANVPVENVVALIETVNELRGL
- a CDS encoding V-type ATP synthase subunit I, with translation MMKYDFVLHYDRYEDFLERLRELGLVDITTTGWEPSEDDRQLLVQIEQHRQAARRFEELTARKEFVPGEPFATGKEAFERYREAAREIESLTARIARARKEADELAVWGAFNPDKLARLEEAGVELRFFSAYDKDFGDRVAGWRESYLIEEIASRDGVTYFVAVVPPGTDVAIDAQEMRRPEATRDDKRREAESLEKELEEWNRQLARCAASQDAIAEHEASLRERLRFRQVHSSGRAEADGSLVLLEGWATRETADRVDAMLEEYPDLFYLKSDPTPDDDTPVLLKNNRFARLFELIGGFYSLPRYGTMDLTPYFGPFYMIFFGFCLGDGGYGLIFVLAGLLMRWKGGPKLRQAAGLTVWCGAATVLFGLLTGSFFGVQLAGLPLFAQFREYFLSSEKLFNLAIALGLIQILFGMALKVTIISRQFGFRYALSTIGWMIVIVSTLAAMFLPDLGIRQFSMGSAAYLACLGAGLFMMLFLNSPGKNPLANFGAGLWNTYNDVTGLMSDVLSYIRLFAIGLSGGVLALVFNDLALGLSPDIPVVGLLVTIIILLIGHGINLFMSSLGSFVHPMRLTFVEFYKNAGFEGSQRPFEPFRHNKHNDRTQKLN
- a CDS encoding V-type ATP synthase subunit D, with product MAIRFQYNKTSLNELGKQLRMRTRALPTIKSKESALRVEVKKAKDTAAEYARQLDELSSRYDYMAALWSEFDPELVSIRDVELGTVKIAGVRIPVLRSIDFEVKPYDLFSSPVWIADGVEVLKRIATLGIEHAFYDHKTQLLDHARKKTTQKVNLYEKVQIPGYEDAIRKIKRFLEDEENLSKSAQKIVKTRHGQTGEEVRP
- a CDS encoding V-type ATP synthase subunit B, whose product is METKAFQKIYTKIDNITKATVSLRARGVGNDELATVGGKLAQVVKTDGDRVTLQVFSGTEGIATDSEVIFHGMPPMLNVSDDLAGRFLNAYGEPMEGGARIEGEAREIGGPTVNPFKRIQPSELIATGIAGIDLNNTIVSGQKIPFFADPDQPYNQVMAMVALRAKADKIILGGMGLTNDDFLFFKHIFENAGALDRIVCFVNTTDNPPVERLLVPDMALTAAEYFAADKGEKVLVLLTDMTLYADALAIVANRMDQIPSKDSMPGSLYSDLARIYEKAVQLPNGGSITIIAVTTLSGGDITHAVPDNTGYITEGQLFLRNDSDTGKVIVDPFRSLSRLKQLVIGKKTREDHPQVMNAAVRLYADAANAKTKLENGFDLSDYDERALAFARDYSEHLLSIDVNIDITRMLDRAWAMFAKYFSKSEVAIKDELVEKYWPKEA
- a CDS encoding V-type ATP synthase subunit A; this translates as MKTTGQVAGIISNIVVVKADGPVAQNEICSVYLGDIRMMAEVIKVIGENAYVQVYDSTRGLKVGDRVEFEGHMLEATLGPGILSQNYDGLQNDLAKMDGLFIKRGSHTDPLDYERQWEFKPLASPGDTVSAGSWLGQVQEKWIEHKIMVPFAMTGRYTVKSVAGAGLYRVKDTVAVVTDADGRDHEITMVQKWPVKQPIRAYTEKPRPSRMMETGVRAIDTFNPIAVGGTGFIPGPFGAGKTVLQHAISKQADADVIIFVACGERANEVVEIFTEFPLLDDPRTGHKLMERTTIICNTSNMPVAAREASVYTGMTIGEYYRAMGLKVLILADSTSRWAQALREMSNRLEELPGQDAFPMDLPAIISNFYARAGMVVLPGGGHGSVTFIGTVSPAGGNLKEPVTESTKKAARCFYALSQGRADSKRYPAIDPLESYSKYLEYPEIREYLDERIEPGWVSLVMEGKTLVQRGKEAYEQINILGDDGVPTEYHERFWKSELIDFVILQQDAFDRIDANCPIVRQQYMYKLVLEVCRREFSFAGFEECASFFKGLINLFKQMNYSEWDSDRFRDYRSRIDRTVAAKTKEA
- a CDS encoding DUF2764 family protein, giving the protein MAKNYYCLVAGLREFTREGEHKGFDPASVQAEIDEGIGRKDREKVALLRTYHDIGNIVNLKAGRAQFSPLGNFGRAELEEEAVRPVRLPRFVREVLEAYADPEGTDYEEIDRSKALERSLMEAYYRACAASKSRFLREWGEFDRNLRNVCAALTARRLGIPVPQVLVGGGYVAESLARSSAADFGLKGEVGYLDRVIAAVADEENLLEKEHRIDSLRWEMSEELTTFDYFNIEFILGYLVRVGIVSRWMSLDRERGQEMFARLLASLGGAELIGRAESTNE